One region of Niallia sp. Man26 genomic DNA includes:
- a CDS encoding (Fe-S)-binding protein: MKVSIFITCLADMFYSNVGKSTVELLEKLGCEVDFPEQQTCCGQVSFNSGYHKETKEVAKHMIKVFEASEYVVAPSGSCVAMLHEYPHLLKDEKEWKERADKLAAKSYELTQFIVEVLKVEDVKASLPACATYHKSCHMTRLLGVKDAPSKLLSQVDGLTVNPLPNSENCCGFGGTFSVKMGPISEQMVQEKVESVEAANADVLIGADCGCLMNIGGYINRQGKQIKVMHIAEVLNSEVK; encoded by the coding sequence ATGAAAGTCTCAATATTTATAACTTGTTTAGCAGACATGTTTTATTCCAATGTCGGAAAAAGCACGGTGGAATTATTGGAGAAGCTTGGTTGTGAAGTCGATTTTCCTGAGCAGCAGACATGCTGCGGCCAAGTTTCCTTTAACAGCGGTTATCACAAAGAAACAAAGGAAGTCGCCAAGCATATGATTAAGGTATTTGAAGCTTCAGAGTATGTTGTCGCTCCATCTGGCTCCTGTGTGGCCATGCTTCATGAATACCCGCACTTATTAAAAGACGAAAAAGAATGGAAGGAAAGAGCAGATAAACTCGCAGCCAAATCCTATGAGCTGACACAATTCATTGTAGAGGTTTTAAAAGTTGAGGATGTCAAGGCAAGCCTGCCGGCGTGTGCTACTTATCATAAATCATGCCATATGACGAGGCTGCTCGGAGTAAAGGATGCACCAAGCAAGCTGCTTTCACAGGTTGACGGCTTAACAGTTAATCCTCTTCCAAACAGTGAAAATTGCTGCGGCTTTGGCGGAACGTTCTCTGTTAAGATGGGGCCAATTTCCGAACAAATGGTGCAGGAAAAAGTTGAATCGGTTGAAGCAGCCAATGCAGATGTGCTGATTGGTGCTGATTGCGGCTGTTTAATGAATATTGGCGGTTATATCAACAGACAAGGTAAACAAATAAAAGTGATGCATATAGCAGAAGTTCTAAATAGTGAGGTGAAATAA
- a CDS encoding LLM class flavin-dependent oxidoreductase codes for MEIGISTFVETTPDTNTGKTISHAERIREVVEEIVLADKVGLDIFGVGEHHRKDYAASSPAVILAAAAAQTNNIRLTSAVTVLSSADPVRVYQDFATLDGISNGRAEIMAGRGSFIESFPLFGNDLQDYDELFAEKLDLLLKLQSSEMVTWSGKYRPAINNRGVYPRPVQDPLPIWIGSGGNAESAVRAGILGLPLCLAIIGGSPVQFAPLVQLYKRAAAQAGHDPARLPVASHSHGFVAETTETAADKFFPSTAQAMNVLGKERGWGPYSRASFDAARSFEGALYVGDPRTVADKIIHLRKHVGVTRFMLHVPVGSMPHEDVMKAIELLGKEVAPIVRKEVADWEKTL; via the coding sequence ATGGAAATTGGAATAAGTACGTTCGTAGAAACAACACCAGATACGAACACTGGCAAAACAATCTCGCATGCAGAGCGGATCAGAGAAGTTGTGGAAGAAATCGTTCTTGCTGACAAGGTAGGATTAGATATTTTTGGTGTAGGAGAGCATCACAGAAAAGACTATGCGGCATCATCACCAGCTGTTATTCTTGCAGCTGCAGCAGCACAAACAAATAATATTAGGCTGACAAGTGCGGTAACTGTGTTGTCTTCGGCAGATCCTGTGAGAGTATATCAGGATTTTGCCACACTTGACGGAATTTCAAACGGAAGAGCAGAAATAATGGCTGGAAGAGGTTCGTTCATTGAATCATTCCCGCTGTTTGGCAACGATTTGCAGGATTATGATGAGCTTTTTGCCGAGAAGCTTGATTTACTGTTAAAGCTTCAATCGTCTGAAATGGTAACATGGAGCGGCAAGTATCGACCTGCTATTAATAATAGAGGCGTATATCCAAGACCTGTTCAAGATCCGCTGCCGATTTGGATAGGAAGCGGCGGTAATGCGGAATCCGCTGTAAGGGCCGGTATTTTGGGTCTGCCGTTATGTTTAGCAATAATTGGTGGGAGCCCAGTGCAATTTGCACCATTAGTGCAGCTGTATAAGCGAGCAGCAGCACAGGCTGGTCATGATCCAGCTCGGCTTCCAGTTGCATCCCATTCGCATGGGTTCGTAGCGGAAACAACGGAAACAGCAGCTGATAAATTCTTCCCGTCTACAGCTCAGGCAATGAATGTCCTTGGTAAGGAAAGAGGCTGGGGGCCATACAGCAGGGCAAGCTTTGATGCGGCTAGAAGCTTTGAGGGCGCACTATATGTCGGCGATCCTCGCACAGTTGCAGATAAAATCATCCATCTTCGCAAACATGTCGGTGTAACTAGATTTATGCTTCATGTACCTGTCGGCAGTATGCCACATGAAGACGTTATGAAAGCAATTGAGCTGCTTGGCAAGGAAGTTGCACCAATTGTCCGCAAAGAAGTAGCGGATTGGGAAAAAACACTATAA
- a CDS encoding MurR/RpiR family transcriptional regulator: MKNIDHLYFDYANERHLTEAENEILLFLIRKKLENETLSIRAAALELFVSTTTIIRLCKKLGFSGYSEFIYHLNLKAAKLVDIDAEYIEDIHQPLTEAVNTFKQHFEQTFDSLNEKSIERFLSVINENNMIYFYGAGFSTLFANYLAKKLELFGYYVSNSSTSDSRAIFLNNIEKYRLLIIFSRSGNTAKVVEKVEIAKERGLTTILFTGNSKSATANIADIVFTVLDPTIESQQEFEVTSYESNMFMLIDLLLALAVKKGIITEY, from the coding sequence GTGAAAAATATTGATCATCTTTACTTTGATTATGCTAATGAAAGACATTTAACAGAAGCAGAGAATGAAATCCTTCTGTTTTTAATCCGAAAAAAATTAGAGAACGAAACACTGAGCATCCGCGCTGCAGCACTTGAATTATTTGTGTCGACTACAACGATTATCAGGCTTTGTAAAAAACTGGGGTTTAGCGGCTATAGCGAATTTATTTATCATTTGAATTTAAAGGCAGCAAAGCTTGTAGACATTGATGCTGAATACATAGAAGACATTCATCAGCCTTTAACAGAAGCAGTAAATACATTTAAACAGCATTTTGAACAAACGTTTGATTCATTAAATGAAAAGAGCATTGAGCGATTTTTATCTGTCATCAACGAAAATAACATGATTTATTTCTATGGAGCAGGCTTTTCAACATTATTCGCCAATTACTTAGCAAAAAAACTGGAGCTGTTCGGTTATTATGTATCGAATTCATCAACTAGTGACAGCAGGGCGATATTTCTCAACAATATTGAAAAATACAGGCTGCTTATTATCTTTTCCCGCTCTGGAAACACGGCGAAAGTCGTCGAGAAGGTGGAGATTGCTAAAGAAAGAGGATTAACAACGATTCTATTTACTGGGAACAGCAAAAGTGCTACTGCTAATATTGCCGATATCGTTTTTACTGTTCTTGATCCGACGATAGAATCACAGCAGGAATTTGAAGTTACTTCCTATGAGTCGAATATGTTCATGCTCATTGACCTGCTTTTAGCACTTGCTGTTAAAAAAGGCATTATCACTGAATATTAA
- a CDS encoding PTS transporter subunit EIIC, producing the protein MKRMVNGLQAFGKSLFAPILLLPIIGLFIAFGNVFGNGNLAQYIPFLEIPIIQNTGKFISASAVSILQNLALIFAVGIPIGLAKKDKGYAALTGLVTFVIFINAMHQVLNLTGRLVPLESMQSAGQAMVLNVQVLEMGVFSGIMLGALVGILHNKYCDIEFKGVFAIYSGHRFVAILAIPSAMILGALAAEFWPFAQSAITTLASGIKNLGVFGLLVYGFLERILIPTGLHHLVYTPFLYTELGDIAHIGSEIIYGARNIYFAEMADPTIEVLSSTVNWDARGLSKMFGLMGAALAMYMTADKKKKKTAKAILFPAAFTSFLLGVTEPLEFAFLFTAPILFVVHAVLTGTGMMLLSLFGVHAIGANGFIDFLLYNLPLGTTKSNWPMFILTGLLMAALYFIIFRFLILKLNLKTPGREEEEAASENIKQAETLQTPGQNSSPTALGATIIGALGGSENIENVDNCYTRLRLILKDPDAVNEQVLKETGSKGIIKSGNNVQVVYGLNVKSVRDQVDQQLGGL; encoded by the coding sequence ATGAAAAGAATGGTGAATGGTCTCCAAGCCTTTGGAAAATCATTATTTGCACCAATATTGTTACTGCCGATTATCGGACTTTTTATCGCTTTTGGCAATGTGTTTGGAAATGGAAATCTTGCACAATACATTCCATTTTTAGAGATACCTATTATTCAAAATACAGGCAAGTTTATTTCTGCTTCTGCTGTTTCTATCCTGCAGAACTTGGCATTAATATTTGCTGTCGGTATTCCGATCGGGCTGGCAAAAAAGGATAAAGGCTATGCTGCCTTAACAGGACTAGTTACTTTCGTCATCTTTATTAATGCCATGCATCAAGTCTTAAATCTCACGGGACGGCTTGTGCCGCTAGAATCCATGCAATCAGCTGGACAAGCAATGGTGCTGAATGTGCAAGTGCTTGAAATGGGTGTTTTCTCCGGCATTATGCTTGGGGCCCTTGTCGGAATATTGCATAACAAATATTGTGACATCGAATTTAAAGGTGTATTTGCTATCTACTCCGGCCACCGCTTTGTTGCAATTCTCGCCATTCCTAGTGCGATGATACTAGGTGCGCTGGCTGCAGAGTTTTGGCCATTCGCACAAAGTGCAATCACAACACTTGCTAGCGGCATCAAAAATCTTGGTGTTTTCGGTCTCCTTGTATATGGTTTTCTGGAAAGAATTCTTATCCCGACAGGACTGCATCACCTTGTTTATACACCGTTCCTTTATACAGAGCTTGGCGATATTGCCCATATCGGCTCAGAGATCATCTATGGTGCGCGAAACATTTATTTTGCCGAAATGGCTGATCCCACTATTGAAGTATTAAGCAGTACAGTTAACTGGGATGCTCGTGGTCTTAGTAAAATGTTTGGCCTAATGGGTGCAGCCCTTGCGATGTATATGACTGCAGATAAAAAGAAAAAGAAAACGGCAAAAGCGATTCTCTTCCCTGCAGCATTCACATCCTTCTTATTAGGTGTGACAGAGCCGCTTGAATTCGCATTCCTGTTCACAGCACCTATCCTGTTCGTTGTTCATGCAGTATTAACAGGTACAGGCATGATGCTGCTTAGCCTATTCGGTGTCCATGCAATTGGTGCAAACGGATTCATTGACTTCCTGCTGTACAATCTTCCGTTAGGAACTACGAAGTCAAACTGGCCAATGTTCATCTTAACAGGCTTACTGATGGCTGCTTTATATTTCATCATCTTCCGCTTCCTAATCCTGAAATTAAATTTAAAAACACCTGGACGTGAAGAAGAAGAAGCTGCTTCAGAAAACATAAAACAAGCAGAAACATTGCAAACACCTGGACAAAACAGCTCCCCTACTGCACTAGGTGCTACTATTATTGGAGCGCTTGGAGGCAGTGAAAATATAGAAAATGTAGATAATTGCTATACGAGGCTGCGCTTGATTTTAAAAGACCCAGATGCAGTCAATGAACAAGTTCTAAAGGAAACAGGCTCAAAAGGAATTATTAAATCTGGCAACAATGTGCAAGTTGTATATGGATTGAATGTGAAGAGTGTACGTGACCAAGTAGACCAACAATTAGGAGGATTATAA
- a CDS encoding 6-phospho-alpha-glucosidase: MKKYILAVAGGGSTYTPGIIRSLMDRLEDLPLSEIRFYDIDGQRQAKVVVAAKAVIAEYTDSIVVTETTDPKTAFENADFVFAQMRVGKYAMRELDEKIPLSHNVVGQETCGPGGLAYGLRTISPMIELIDYVEQYAKETAWIVNYSNPASIVAEGVRKLRPKARVLNICDMPVATMRNIAAILGVEREELVVDYFGLNHFGWFTSIKVDGVERLNEVREHVYKHGLLTEDVSKIDYRHADSSWIKTFKNIKLIMDHFPEYLPNPYLQYYLFPDHIVETSNKDYTRANEVMDGREKTLFETVDKFQETGILEDSFAVGVHGTFIVDVTVSIAQDLGKRYLVMTENNGTIPNLPQDAMIEVPAFITADGPKPEFVGDIPYFYKAMIEQQLASEKILVEAIIEGSYEKALQAFTLNKTLPSAQTAKAVLDDLIEANKDFWPTLKKEYKEGLLV; encoded by the coding sequence ATGAAAAAATATATCTTAGCAGTTGCAGGCGGAGGAAGCACTTATACACCAGGCATTATTAGAAGTTTAATGGACAGACTGGAAGATTTGCCTCTATCAGAAATACGCTTCTATGACATTGATGGCCAAAGACAAGCAAAAGTGGTGGTTGCTGCAAAGGCTGTTATTGCAGAGTATACGGACTCTATCGTTGTTACAGAAACGACAGATCCGAAAACAGCATTCGAAAATGCAGACTTTGTTTTTGCTCAAATGAGGGTCGGAAAATATGCGATGCGTGAGCTCGATGAAAAAATCCCACTTTCTCACAATGTAGTCGGTCAAGAAACATGCGGACCTGGAGGTTTAGCATACGGTTTAAGAACCATTTCTCCAATGATTGAGCTTATTGATTATGTAGAGCAGTACGCGAAAGAAACAGCATGGATTGTTAACTATTCGAATCCTGCTTCCATTGTGGCAGAAGGTGTTCGCAAGCTTCGCCCGAAAGCAAGAGTCCTAAATATTTGTGACATGCCAGTTGCTACAATGCGCAATATAGCAGCAATCCTTGGTGTGGAACGGGAAGAGCTTGTTGTCGACTACTTCGGCTTAAACCATTTCGGCTGGTTCACTTCTATTAAAGTGGACGGTGTGGAGCGACTGAATGAAGTGAGAGAGCATGTTTATAAACATGGATTATTAACGGAGGATGTTTCTAAAATTGACTACCGTCATGCTGATTCATCTTGGATTAAAACATTTAAGAATATTAAATTGATAATGGATCATTTCCCTGAATATTTGCCAAACCCATACTTGCAATACTATTTGTTCCCGGATCATATTGTAGAAACATCCAACAAAGACTACACAAGGGCTAATGAAGTAATGGACGGCAGAGAAAAAACATTATTTGAAACAGTTGATAAATTTCAGGAAACTGGCATTTTAGAGGATTCCTTTGCAGTTGGTGTACATGGGACATTCATTGTGGATGTGACCGTATCAATCGCTCAAGATCTTGGTAAACGCTATTTAGTTATGACAGAAAATAATGGCACCATTCCAAACCTGCCACAAGATGCAATGATAGAAGTACCTGCATTCATTACAGCAGACGGACCTAAGCCGGAATTTGTCGGGGACATACCATACTTCTATAAAGCGATGATTGAACAGCAGCTCGCTTCTGAGAAGATTCTTGTAGAAGCAATAATCGAAGGGTCATACGAAAAAGCCCTTCAAGCGTTTACGCTAAATAAAACACTTCCGTCTGCCCAAACAGCTAAAGCAGTACTGGACGATTTAATTGAGGCAAATAAAGACTTTTGGCCAACATTAAAAAAAGAATATAAAGAAGGCTTACTAGTGTAA
- a CDS encoding DUF3889 domain-containing protein — protein sequence MQKMIKSIIGITLLSCLFSFHTQAAPAEKELPSYVKWGQIAMTKTKEKYPNSEIIDYKHIGKDTQKSTSIEKFKLIVKQQDKKVGVMVNLTFDTRTERLINVDLKEEAP from the coding sequence ATGCAAAAAATGATCAAAAGCATTATTGGTATAACATTACTCAGTTGTTTATTTTCATTTCATACGCAGGCAGCCCCAGCAGAAAAAGAGCTCCCATCTTATGTGAAATGGGGCCAGATAGCGATGACAAAGACAAAGGAAAAGTATCCGAACAGTGAGATTATTGACTATAAACATATCGGAAAAGATACGCAAAAAAGCACTTCAATTGAAAAGTTCAAGTTAATTGTAAAGCAGCAAGATAAGAAAGTAGGAGTCATGGTTAATTTGACGTTTGACACAAGAACAGAAAGATTGATCAATGTGGACTTGAAAGAAGAGGCTCCATAA
- a CDS encoding biotin transporter BioY: MKKWRAIDITMVALFVALMAIGANVTSFLVIGGVPITLQTFFAIMAGLLLGKRLGAVAMLCYMLIGLAGFPIFSGLSGGLRILISPTFGFILSYILLAFTVGWIREKNSSLAGFIISSFVGLILNYLFGTNWMYFSYKWWAQAPDSFSYALAWSWMLIPLIKDIIFTAVAGIIAYRLNNAYFKRSSLKIH, from the coding sequence ATGAAAAAATGGAGAGCGATTGATATTACAATGGTAGCTTTGTTTGTGGCATTGATGGCAATTGGTGCAAATGTAACGAGCTTCCTAGTAATCGGAGGCGTACCTATCACCTTGCAAACATTCTTTGCGATTATGGCCGGTTTATTATTAGGCAAAAGACTCGGAGCTGTCGCCATGCTATGCTATATGCTGATTGGTCTTGCCGGATTTCCGATATTTTCCGGGCTTTCAGGCGGCTTAAGAATCCTTATTAGTCCAACATTCGGCTTCATTCTCAGCTATATCTTACTTGCCTTTACAGTTGGCTGGATTCGCGAGAAAAACAGCTCATTAGCTGGATTCATTATTAGCAGCTTTGTCGGGTTAATCCTTAACTATCTTTTCGGCACGAACTGGATGTATTTTTCCTATAAATGGTGGGCGCAAGCGCCTGACAGCTTCTCCTATGCTCTTGCTTGGAGCTGGATGCTCATACCGCTAATAAAAGATATTATCTTTACCGCAGTGGCAGGAATCATTGCTTACCGGTTAAACAACGCTTATTTCAAAAGAAGCAGCTTAAAAATCCATTAA
- a CDS encoding copper resistance protein CopC, translated as MRIKYFSGVFLAFMLLFMINVSNASAHAYIVNSNPSENESLDEAPKKASIEYNEKIQSGFAVFNVTNSAGEKVDKGNVEVNNKTLSVDLQENLKDDVYTMEWRVVSADGHSISGLVPFSIGELPEGVELPKQQYTADTSSMVSVSINKVFLYTGLSVFMGLVLFYLVWFRPDALEQKVRIRSKRVAAAALTLIGISLLSFIIIQTQVNAGVSFFRAWSPSLLIETLKSTKEGTIWAIQMLLYIVLLLAVIYVFKKGELLKRRLWILPLISFIGIVVCKAFIGHPSSSPYETVAVLMDFFHLTAASIWLGGIIVTIFLLKEGIFAKEGQQHDVYWNTLQSYSLWALFTVAVLAISGAVNGSLLIPDFHSLVSTTYGITLLVKIGIFVLMIGFGAYHLVSRTLLSRQKFYKKTIIIEMVLGVLLLVITSVFTQLQTPTLPIDQPFYGEAEIDYNENLSLTVSPKKTGIQNQYEVTLFDNDRDPLEDPEQITIELKQGDQETSFALEKAEDGKYTSNNLQLNKPGKWEVTVHLLFKNLDSYDIPFEFNVR; from the coding sequence ATGAGAATTAAATATTTTTCTGGAGTATTTCTAGCATTTATGCTTCTGTTTATGATAAATGTGTCAAATGCTTCTGCACATGCCTATATCGTCAATTCAAATCCAAGTGAAAATGAAAGCTTGGACGAGGCACCGAAGAAAGCTTCTATTGAATACAATGAAAAAATACAGTCGGGTTTTGCTGTGTTTAATGTTACGAATTCAGCTGGTGAAAAAGTCGATAAAGGAAATGTGGAAGTAAACAATAAAACCTTGTCTGTAGATTTACAGGAAAATTTAAAAGATGATGTCTATACAATGGAATGGCGTGTCGTATCGGCAGATGGACATTCCATCTCCGGGCTCGTTCCATTCAGTATCGGTGAGCTGCCTGAAGGTGTTGAGCTTCCAAAACAGCAATATACAGCAGATACAAGCAGTATGGTGAGTGTTTCGATTAATAAAGTATTTTTATACACTGGATTGTCTGTCTTTATGGGACTTGTTCTATTTTATCTTGTTTGGTTCAGACCTGATGCACTTGAACAAAAGGTCAGAATCAGATCAAAACGAGTTGCTGCAGCTGCTTTGACTCTGATTGGAATTAGCTTACTGTCCTTTATTATCATTCAGACACAAGTAAATGCAGGTGTATCCTTCTTCCGGGCATGGAGTCCGTCCTTGCTGATTGAGACACTGAAAAGCACAAAAGAAGGAACTATTTGGGCTATTCAAATGCTTCTGTACATAGTGCTGCTGCTTGCTGTAATCTATGTGTTTAAAAAAGGCGAGTTATTAAAAAGAAGGCTATGGATTTTGCCGTTAATCAGTTTTATAGGAATTGTTGTCTGCAAAGCTTTTATTGGACACCCATCGAGTTCTCCATATGAAACTGTCGCGGTTCTGATGGACTTTTTCCATCTTACAGCAGCTTCGATTTGGCTTGGTGGGATTATCGTCACCATCTTTCTCTTGAAGGAAGGGATTTTTGCAAAAGAAGGGCAGCAGCATGATGTGTACTGGAATACACTTCAGTCCTATTCTCTGTGGGCCTTGTTCACAGTAGCAGTTCTTGCTATTTCAGGGGCTGTTAACGGCTCCTTGCTCATCCCAGATTTTCATTCACTAGTAAGCACGACATACGGAATCACCTTGCTAGTGAAAATTGGCATTTTTGTATTAATGATCGGATTCGGGGCTTATCATCTTGTCAGCAGAACCTTGCTTTCCCGCCAGAAATTTTATAAAAAGACAATCATAATAGAAATGGTCCTTGGTGTGCTCCTGCTTGTTATCACAAGCGTCTTTACACAATTGCAAACACCGACACTGCCGATTGATCAACCTTTTTATGGAGAAGCAGAAATCGATTATAATGAGAACTTGAGTCTGACTGTCTCCCCAAAGAAAACAGGAATCCAAAATCAGTATGAAGTAACTCTATTTGATAATGACAGAGATCCGTTAGAGGATCCTGAACAGATTACAATCGAATTAAAGCAGGGAGACCAGGAAACTTCCTTCGCTCTTGAAAAGGCAGAAGACGGGAAATACACATCTAATAATCTTCAGCTCAATAAACCTGGGAAATGGGAAGTGACCGTTCATCTGTTGTTTAAAAACTTGGACAGCTATGACATTCCGTTTGAATTTAATGTTAGATAG
- a CDS encoding cation diffusion facilitator family transporter, which yields MKDFIGLLRNGNKSALYATVINTVIAAIKGTAFGLTGNVAMFAETMHSLGDAANQFFVFIGSALSKKAPTKRFPGGFGRLVNLVLLFAVLIVGIMSYETIREGIDHLFHPTESTGFYLNISVLALAVVLEFFVLMKAMKEIVAEEGLSSRGLRLFKDSFLYLKKAKPATKLVFLEDLVATGGGLLAMAAVIIAQITPFYQAEGLASIIIGIFMFFVVGRVFLDNAAGAIGESDAEMEGRIGIIAMADPDVRDIQGVSVYKEGENFHVELSIELDSKLTVEQADLIRHRIEDQIIKEKGVSDVIIEYDKDDGILKWKEPDNEQKTT from the coding sequence ATGAAAGATTTTATTGGGTTGCTAAGGAACGGAAATAAATCGGCACTTTACGCAACAGTCATTAATACAGTGATTGCTGCTATTAAGGGGACAGCTTTCGGGCTGACAGGAAACGTTGCTATGTTTGCAGAAACCATGCATTCACTCGGAGATGCAGCAAACCAATTTTTTGTGTTTATCGGTTCCGCCTTAAGCAAAAAAGCACCGACCAAACGCTTTCCAGGAGGTTTCGGCAGATTGGTCAATCTCGTGTTGTTATTTGCCGTCCTGATTGTAGGCATCATGAGCTATGAAACCATTCGTGAAGGAATTGATCATCTTTTCCATCCAACAGAATCAACGGGTTTTTATCTCAACATTTCCGTACTTGCTCTAGCTGTTGTACTTGAGTTCTTTGTGTTAATGAAAGCTATGAAAGAAATAGTCGCCGAAGAAGGACTCTCTTCTAGAGGTTTAAGGCTATTTAAAGACAGCTTTCTATATTTAAAAAAAGCAAAACCAGCAACAAAACTCGTGTTTTTAGAAGATTTAGTAGCAACAGGCGGCGGTCTACTTGCGATGGCTGCTGTTATTATCGCACAAATCACTCCATTCTATCAGGCAGAAGGGCTTGCCTCTATCATTATCGGGATTTTCATGTTTTTTGTAGTTGGCCGAGTATTTCTTGATAACGCAGCTGGGGCAATTGGCGAAAGTGATGCTGAAATGGAAGGCAGAATCGGCATTATTGCAATGGCTGATCCAGATGTGCGTGACATTCAAGGTGTTTCTGTTTATAAAGAAGGCGAGAATTTCCATGTGGAGCTAAGCATTGAGCTCGATAGCAAATTAACCGTTGAACAAGCTGATTTAATCCGACACCGGATTGAAGATCAGATTATTAAAGAAAAAGGGGTATCAGACGTCATTATTGAGTACGATAAAGATGATGGCATTCTAAAATGGAAAGAACCTGACAATGAACAAAAAACTACATAA